In the Myxococcales bacterium genome, one interval contains:
- a CDS encoding sulfotransferase, giving the protein MSDEGVSLDLNTLLAEAQQRAGGLDDLGSGPFIDPLNRLLESLEKEAQLNTIGRIIAKERILGHTVNRLGYVEDRKRFPEIALETITKPVFIIGLPRTGTTILHDILAQDPSSRAPLTWETMFPSPPPEAATFHSDPRIAQCAATFPDIDALIPGFKAMHPMGATLSQECVTMMGETMCTPLFHNQFRVPSYQDWLDEEADLSHVYDFHRKQLQHLQSRHRRDRWVLKTGAHMWGLEHLLATYPDARIVFTHRDPVQSMTSYASLTSLVRSMGSDHVDRKEIAADWTQRLERVLMHAIGIRRDNEYPDALFYDMHFSDFVKDQYAVVENIYQALGLEMTSEAAGKMRAFIDDNPKGKHGVHLYTPEEYGVDPHAVRQAFSNYLERFDIAPEDD; this is encoded by the coding sequence GTGAGTGACGAAGGCGTGAGTTTGGACCTGAACACGTTGCTTGCAGAAGCCCAGCAGCGCGCGGGTGGGCTCGACGACCTCGGCAGTGGCCCCTTCATCGATCCACTCAATCGACTCCTCGAGTCGTTGGAAAAGGAAGCCCAACTCAACACGATTGGCCGGATCATCGCGAAGGAACGCATTCTCGGGCACACGGTGAACCGCCTGGGCTACGTCGAAGACCGAAAGCGGTTTCCGGAAATCGCCTTGGAGACGATCACGAAACCGGTCTTCATCATTGGCTTGCCCCGCACCGGGACCACGATCCTCCACGACATCCTCGCGCAAGATCCCAGCAGCCGGGCACCGCTCACGTGGGAAACCATGTTTCCTTCACCGCCCCCCGAAGCAGCGACGTTTCACAGTGATCCGCGCATCGCGCAGTGCGCCGCCACCTTTCCGGACATCGACGCACTGATCCCGGGCTTCAAGGCCATGCATCCGATGGGTGCCACACTATCGCAAGAGTGCGTGACGATGATGGGCGAGACGATGTGTACGCCTTTGTTCCACAACCAGTTCCGCGTCCCTTCGTACCAGGACTGGCTAGACGAAGAAGCGGACCTGTCACACGTCTACGACTTTCATCGAAAACAATTGCAGCACCTGCAGTCGCGCCATCGGCGGGACCGTTGGGTGCTGAAGACGGGCGCCCATATGTGGGGTTTAGAGCATCTGCTCGCGACTTATCCCGACGCGCGCATTGTGTTTACCCACCGCGACCCCGTGCAGTCCATGACCTCCTACGCCAGCCTGACCTCGCTGGTGCGATCCATGGGTAGCGATCATGTCGATCGCAAGGAGATCGCGGCCGACTGGACCCAACGGCTCGAACGGGTACTGATGCATGCGATAGGAATCAGGCGGGACAACGAATACCCTGACGCACTTTTCTACGACATGCACTTCTCGGATTTCGTAAAGGACCAGTACGCCGTAGTCGAGAACATTTACCAGGCATTGGGCCTGGAAATGACCAGTGAAGCTGCGGGAAAGATGCGGGCCTTCATCGACGACAATCCCAAGGGCAAGCACGGGGTCCACCTATACACGCCGGAAGAGTATGGGGTCGACCCGCACGCGGTGCGGCAAGCCTTCAGCAACTACCTCGAGCGTTTCGATATTGCGCCCGAGGACGACTGA